The Ictalurus furcatus strain D&B chromosome 23, Billie_1.0, whole genome shotgun sequence genome includes the window AGTAAACCCAATATTTTCAAGCCATATGTTGCTGCTTGAGGAGTTTTGGTGCAGTATGCACTGTTAGAGGAAAAGCCCACATTTTCCTGAAACACATGAGATATGATGATATTGAAAGAATTATGATGTGCTCGGGGAGAATTTGTTGGTTGGAGTTGTATTTGTGTTAGTCCTGTGATCAGTCAGCAGTTGTGTGTCGCTGTGATGTCACAGGATTTGagattgttattgtttgtgCAGTTATAATGAGGAGTAAGAGGAGAAAAACGTTCAACACACTCAGTAGAAATGGATAACGCTCACGTTTTGGTGTTTGCTCCTCAAAACAAAACTTGCTGCTCATGCTGGACTCGatatcccagaatgcaatgcagctatacgaCAGAGAGAGTAGTTCGCGATCTATGAGATGATTAAAgcactaaagcgccgctgcatcactCTTTTAATGTAGACATGGAACGAGGGCTTAATCCGTCAGGTCAccgaacagcattgtgggtgaTGTAGGAAGGCGTGGTTAGAAGGTGGGATTGACAGATAGACCGCATCGTGGATTCAGGATAAAACTAGCGCTTAAAATCTCAAATCAAACGCAACCCAACAGGTTTTGTCTGATCGTCTGTGTTTGTGGTAACGGCGATACCGTGCTCGTTAACGTACTCTTCCCCTCACCTGTGTCTCCTTTCCCCTGTAGGCACACGGCGCCTGAGAAGTTCTACATCGAGGCGTGTGACGATGGCGCTAACGAAGTCCTCGCTATTGACCGGGTGTCTACGGAGATGACGCTGATAGGTAGGACAGGAGAAACGCTGCGAGACGAACGCTGCTGAGTTTCTTCATTCAACAGGggtgtctaatctaatctaatctaatctaatctacatGGAAgattaatgtaatttattataaTCCAGTCTAATCTACAGGGACAGCTAATCCAATCAAATCTACAGGGATGACTAATGTAATCTAATCTACAGAAatgtctaatctaatctacaCAGATGATTAATGTAATCTAACCTACAGGGATGTCTAATGTAATCTAATCTACTGGGACGACCAACGTAATGTATTCTACATGGACATAGAATCtagtctaatctaatctacGGGTAGGAGTAATGCTATCTAATCTATGGGTACATCTAATGTAATCCAATAAAATCTACAGGGATGTCTAGTCTGATCTAATCTAAATTAATCTACAGGGATGTCCAATCTAAATTAATCTAGATTAATGTAATCTACAGGGACATTGATATAAACTGCACTAATCTACAGGGACATCTAATCTAAATTGATTTAATCTAGTCTAATCCGATGTGTAATTTACATAAATAGAATAATAGAGATATTAGTCACTGCTACGCTGAGTTAGCtggctaacatgagctaactctctcagtcccagtgaaggaggtgtggcctctgggtctgtcagtcacagtgaagggggtgtggctcCACCCCTTTAACTATAACTGAGTGTATAAATTTGTTATAGCAGGTggaagagtaataataataattccaggACACACTTTCCTCCTGTGTTTGTGCTGCAGGGATGAAGGACATCCCTCCTTCAGCAGTGACCCGGCCGATATGCGGCATCATGGGAACGATACGGCTGGTAGCAGGTCAGGAGCGATTCTCACTCTCTGTTCTAAAACGCCAACGCTAACCGAAGGCTAGTTTGCAGCTAGCATGATTTAACCAGCGTAAGTAGTTCTAATGTGATCCCGTTGCTATAGGGACGTACCTCATCGTCATCACCAAGAAGAGGAAGGTGGGGGATCTGCTGGGACACGCCGTGTGGAAGGCCGTGGAGTTCGACGTGATCTCCTATAAGAAGACGGTGCTGCACCTCACAGACACGCAGGTCTGGAAGCGTTCTGGGGTTGAGTTATCTCAGAGTTTAGTCTCGGTACAGGGCGTAATGTCCGTTTTGTTGAACCTGTTGCACTTATTTaacaagcatttaaaaaaaattaagcttctgtaatgtttttcttGATCGTTTAGATGCAGGACAACAAAGCCTTCCTCGCTATGATCAACAACGTCCTGAACACAGACGGATTTTACTTCGCCACCGACTacgacctcacacacaccctgcagcGCCTCGCCAACACCAGCCCCGAGTTTCAGGAGATGAGTCTGCTGGAGagggtgagacagacagagagagacagacagacagagagagacagagagagagagagagagagacagagagagaggtgtatgtGAGGGTGTGATTTTGTAAAACAAAGACAAGTTTGaacttgtgtgtttatttgtgtgtgtgtatttgtgtgtatttgtgtgtattttgtggCGTGTAGGCGGATCAGAGGTTTGTGTGGAACGGCTACTTGCTAAGAGACTTCAGCACACAGCCTGAGGTAAACACACAGCTGCTCAACATCCTACTGAAGATCTGTCTGTCTGGTCAATGCTTCTTCCTGCCTGGCTGTCAGTCATatatatctacacacacacggccggtcaaaagtttgtggacacccgactgaGCTGTTTTCTCATAATCAAAACCCtattgatctgaaggtgtatgattaaatgtgtgaaatcggtgttgtagacaaaaatataatcgtgccgacatattcatttctttcattagaaatttATTTACGCATAAGAAATATTGGTTTAAACAGACGACCCGGAGAGGAATATTCGGAagagcagccgataagagtccggcgtaggtgtgaactcctttaatactgtttaaaattcaTCTCAAAATTCCTCTAGAAAACGCCCAGAatgcatttctggaaattctcggcaaAAACTGTGTCTACTCTGAAGATgctaaatactaaattatttttgatttattttggattttttatcacaacataattcccatagttccatttgtgtttctcCAGAGTTTTAATGACTTTATTGTTATTCTAAAAGTGGAAAATAAGTAACTATAGAATGagggtgtctaaacttttggccggtagtgtgtatatatggagagagagagagattgacggGTAGACggtcagacagacaggaggacaGATGCATGGACAAATTGGACAGACGGACGAGCGTACAGATCAGACAGATGGGAAGATCAACCACACGGATGGACAGCGCACTGATAGAACAGATGTCTGGGCGGATCAGACGGACGGGTGGACAAATTGGACAAACGGATGGGTGGACTGATGAGACGGGTGAACGGACAGATCGTCCAGATGAACAGCTAGATTGACGGTTCAAAGATGACCGACAGACAGATTGATCAGACAGATTGATCAGACAGCCATGTAATcagatttaaaaagtaaaacctGCACGAAGAGTAAATGACTGTTTCCTTCCTGCATCAATAGATTGAGTTTTTCACTCTGTGGTTTGTTTTGCAGCTGCACAGGTTCGCCTGTCCTGTGATCCACGGCTGTATCCTTACACAACTCAACACGTATCGCTACATGTAGAACAAACCGATGTATTTTTCTTCACGTTCACGATTTCACTGAACGTTCTAGCAGTTTCCTGCACTAATATATCCTGATCCGCCTCACAGCTGGAGCAGCTGTAGAAGTAAAggatcttttctctctctctctctctctctctcaaacttCCTTAACACCGCACGCGCTCTCAGTCATCGCTATGAAGTCCTGCTGCATCAACGGGAAGATCTTCGACTGGAACCTCATCTCCAGGAGGAGCTGCTTCCGCGCCGGCGTTCGCTACTACGTCCGAGGTGCTCGCTCGCTCGGTCTCTCGCTGCTCGCGTTAACCCCTTTAATCGCACGATACCGTCTGGTACCACAGTCCCGCTAATCAGTCCGTCTTTTCAGGGATCGACTCCGAGGGTCACGCCGCAAACTTTGTCGAGACGGAGCAGATCGTTCAGTACAGCGGCGCCAAGGCTTCGTTCGTACAGGTGAGTCGTACGAGACGGAACCAAAATCTGACCGGTTCTTCTAGATCATGAGTTCATGTATGATCTTTACCAGATCTGATCCATTCCCTCAGACCCGTGGCTCCATTCCGTTCTTCTGGTCCCAGCGTCCAAACCTCAAGTACAAACCCAAACCGCAGATCAGCAAGAGTGGCAATCACGTGAGctgttatacattttatatatatatatatatatatatatatatatatgtatgtatgtatgtatgtatgtatgtatagataTAAATTTTCAGTGTAGGAGTATGTGTAAGACAGTATTGCGTTATTTTCTCTCTCGGCCACAGCTGGATGGTTTTCAGAGACATTTCGACTCGCAGATCATAACCTACGGCCGACAAGTCATTTTAAACCTGGTGCGTACTTCACGTCTTCTCCTGCCTCTAATTTGTCCGCAGTATCGTGTTTTCTTCAGATTACAGACTACGATGTTTTGATTTGTGCACGTGTCTTGCGTAGATTAATCAGAAAGGTTCTGAGAAACCTCTCGAGCTCGCCTTCGCCAAGATGGTGGAGAGTCTCGGCAACGGCATGATCAAGTGAGTAACTCGTTAAGGGCTTTATaaaggggaagaagaaaaaagcccCAGCACCATAACACTCAGActggatcgtgtgtgtgtgtgtgtgtgtgtgtgtgtgtgtttcttttcgTGTCTTCCTGCAGGTACGTGGCCTTTGACTTTCATAAGGAGTGCAGTAGGATGAGGTGGCATCGCCTGCAGATCCTGGTGGACACCGTGGCCGAGCAGCAGGCCGATTTCGGGTACAGTTTTGTAGCTCTGAAGCTCAGATACGCACAGCGCGGGTTCAGTAGACGCGGAGTTCATGGTTAACTCTGTTAACAGCTTCTTCCTGGTGGACTCAGCCGGAACGGTCCAAATGCAGCAGGAGGGGACGTTCCGTAGCAACTGTATGGATTGTCTGGACCGGACCAACGTGGTGCAGAGCCTCCTGGCCAGACGATCGCTTCAGGCTCAGCTGCAGGTGGAGGCACATCATGAACACACCACGATCTGatgatatgtttgtgtgttattacaggagtgtgtgtgtgtgtgtgtgtgtgtgtgtgtgtgtgtgtgtgtgtgtctgtagagTTTTAATTATGAAACAACAGTATTAGCATCTATATAATATACATGGATCCGGTTTTCCTTTTACACAAACATCATAATCGCGATTCTCCACTTTCCACGATGCGCAAAATTTATTACGATTGCAGTGTTAATATTTGGTGAGAAACTTCCAGAAAAATAGTAATAGTTGTGCTGCGTTTTAAAAATAACCTGAGGAAAACCAAAAGAAGGTTTGAGGatgctgttgtttttaatcagtgtcttttaaatatctttaaagCTTCAGCTGCTTCCGATCAGTACTTTGTAATTcttgaaaagaaattaaaaaacatttaagaatACGTATGATATCTTAGAAAAGTGTGATTTGTAACGTAATTTTATCACGACGTTCATATAATACCGTTATGGTTATTTCTCCCAGCtctactgtgtgtatatatgacaCGGTCTAGGGTTAAGTGTTAATTCTGCACTCATTTTGctgtatatatttcattttatataacgtcaaattttgtttgtgtgaaatGACGACAGTGTCCACTTTGAGGCTAATATCACTCGAGATTATAACACACGATGTACGTTTACAGCCTCGGGTTTATatctgctgtaacgtaagtgacgTTAGCAGATTGTTAGCCAGTCGCTGTGGgggtgtgagaggaataaaacacttcccaTGGGGGCGTGCCGTTCTAGGAAAACGATCAACTTCGGACTGCGCTTTATATAACAGGATGATGCGGAGTGTGTTGTGATTATCGTGAAACGTACGTGATTATCTCGTG containing:
- the sacm1lb gene encoding phosphatidylinositol-3-phosphatase SAC1-B isoform X2 is translated as MAATYNSFSLHTAPEKFYIEACDDGANEVLAIDRVSTEMTLIGMKDIPPSAVTRPICGIMGTIRLVAGTYLIVITKKRKVGDLLGHAVWKAVEFDVISYKKTVLHLTDTQMQDNKAFLAMINNVLNTDGFYFATDYDLTHTLQRLANTSPEFQEMSLLERADQRFVWNGYLLRDFSTQPELHRFACPVIHGFIAMKSCCINGKIFDWNLISRRSCFRAGVRYYVRGIDSEGHAANFVETEQIVQYSGAKASFVQTRGSIPFFWSQRPNLKYKPKPQISKSGNHLDGFQRHFDSQIITYGRQVILNLINQKGSEKPLELAFAKMVESLGNGMIKYVAFDFHKECSRMRWHRLQILVDTVAEQQADFGFFLVDSAGTVQMQQEGTFRSNCMDCLDRTNVVQSLLARRSLQAQLQRMGVLHVGQRIEDQADFEKIYKNMWADNANACAKQYAGTGALKTDFTRTGKRTQWGLVMDGWNSMIRYYKNNFSDGFRQDSIDLFLGNYAVDEADMSTTLHEAKDWKFLTLPIIMVVAFSMCIICLLMAGETWTETLAYVLFWGMASVVTAGVILFNGRDFVDAPRLVQKEKMD
- the sacm1lb gene encoding phosphatidylinositol-3-phosphatase SAC1-B isoform X1, which translates into the protein MAATYNSFSLHTAPEKFYIEACDDGANEVLAIDRVSTEMTLIGMKDIPPSAVTRPICGIMGTIRLVAGTYLIVITKKRKVGDLLGHAVWKAVEFDVISYKKTVLHLTDTQVWKRSGVELSQSLVSMQDNKAFLAMINNVLNTDGFYFATDYDLTHTLQRLANTSPEFQEMSLLERADQRFVWNGYLLRDFSTQPELHRFACPVIHGFIAMKSCCINGKIFDWNLISRRSCFRAGVRYYVRGIDSEGHAANFVETEQIVQYSGAKASFVQTRGSIPFFWSQRPNLKYKPKPQISKSGNHLDGFQRHFDSQIITYGRQVILNLINQKGSEKPLELAFAKMVESLGNGMIKYVAFDFHKECSRMRWHRLQILVDTVAEQQADFGFFLVDSAGTVQMQQEGTFRSNCMDCLDRTNVVQSLLARRSLQAQLQRMGVLHVGQRIEDQADFEKIYKNMWADNANACAKQYAGTGALKTDFTRTGKRTQWGLVMDGWNSMIRYYKNNFSDGFRQDSIDLFLGNYAVDEADMSTTLHEAKDWKFLTLPIIMVVAFSMCIICLLMAGETWTETLAYVLFWGMASVVTAGVILFNGRDFVDAPRLVQKEKMD